A window of Ruania suaedae contains these coding sequences:
- a CDS encoding sensor histidine kinase gives MERTTRVQIWAGVSMLVLCVLIGAVEGASVLTVGGWAYLAPWLVVFLGYLAALVLATARSAPATLQGRLLLMATPVLLSNVIVLLSPSRGGLGYILLVLTVGIAALHVEIRWLAVVVLWNSAVVAAAGAGLGPLVENANAPAEILIMTFLYGLLQVATATMVWSQQRVEHALRQLSVAHVELRSTSALLAESSQAQERLRISRELHDVLGHQLTVLSVELEVASHRADGPAREHVLRARGLAKDLLADVRSVVGSQRERSFDLPGALARVTEEIPHPRVHLEIEAGLQAQERHAATVVRAVQEIATNTIRHSHAENLWISLTTDDDALLLGAHDDGVGAVHVVPGNGLRGLRERAEAVGGRVDIDGSSGFRIQVELPARQEVPA, from the coding sequence ATGGAGCGCACCACCCGGGTCCAGATTTGGGCCGGCGTCAGCATGCTCGTCCTGTGCGTGCTCATCGGGGCCGTGGAGGGCGCCTCCGTGCTCACCGTCGGCGGGTGGGCCTACCTCGCCCCGTGGCTGGTGGTCTTCCTCGGCTATCTCGCCGCGCTGGTACTGGCCACCGCCCGCAGCGCGCCGGCCACACTGCAGGGTCGGCTGCTGCTGATGGCCACCCCGGTCCTGCTCAGCAACGTCATCGTGCTGCTCTCACCCAGTCGCGGTGGTCTGGGCTACATCCTGCTGGTGCTCACGGTAGGCATCGCCGCACTGCACGTGGAGATTCGCTGGCTCGCCGTCGTCGTGCTCTGGAACTCGGCGGTCGTGGCCGCGGCAGGTGCGGGACTCGGCCCGCTGGTCGAGAACGCCAACGCACCGGCCGAGATCCTGATCATGACCTTCCTGTACGGGCTGTTGCAGGTGGCCACCGCCACCATGGTGTGGAGCCAGCAGCGGGTCGAGCATGCGCTACGACAGCTCAGCGTCGCGCACGTGGAGCTGCGCAGCACCAGCGCACTCCTCGCCGAGTCGAGCCAGGCACAGGAGCGGCTGCGGATCTCCCGCGAGCTGCACGACGTCCTCGGCCACCAGCTCACCGTGCTCTCGGTCGAGCTCGAGGTGGCCTCCCACCGCGCCGACGGCCCTGCCCGTGAGCACGTGCTCCGTGCCCGCGGCCTGGCCAAGGACCTGCTCGCCGACGTCCGCTCCGTCGTCGGGAGCCAGCGGGAGCGCAGCTTCGACCTCCCCGGTGCCCTGGCGCGAGTCACCGAGGAGATCCCGCACCCCCGTGTGCACCTGGAGATCGAGGCCGGACTCCAGGCCCAGGAGCGCCATGCCGCCACCGTGGTCCGCGCCGTCCAGGAGATCGCCACCAACACGATCCGCCACTCGCACGCGGAGAACCTGTGGATCAGTCTCACCACCGACGATGACGCGCTGCTCCTCGGCGCCCATGACGACGGAGTGGGGGCGGTGCACGTCGTGCCCGGCAACGGCCTGCGTGGACTGCGCGAGCGGGCCGAGGCGGTGGGCGGCCGGGTGGACATCGACGGCAGCTCGGGCTTCCGCATCCAGGTCGAGCTACCGGCACGGCAGGAGGTCCCCGCATGA
- a CDS encoding ABC transporter ATP-binding protein gives MPVVEIEGLVKTYGGRNVVDGLDLTVESGEILGILGRNGAGKTTTVECAIGLRRPDGGCVRVLGVDPRRERARVQQVVGVQLQRGYPHASLTVLEQVRLYRSFHHDGLDPAGLVERLGLGEVRDTRTEHLSGGQFQRLNIALALVGRPRIAVLDELTTGLDAAARREMWHLVEEMRAEGITIILVSHVMEEAERLSDRIAVIDAGKIVALDSPAGLIARVPGADGVSFRAHAPLAPSLLAALPGVADVAVDDGKVLVTGQGELVKEVTAALMRHDIPATDFRTRTATLDDAILQLTGQELGEPVVEPEPR, from the coding sequence ATGCCGGTCGTCGAGATCGAAGGCCTGGTCAAGACCTATGGCGGGCGGAACGTCGTCGACGGACTGGACCTGACCGTCGAGTCCGGGGAGATCCTCGGGATCCTGGGCCGGAACGGCGCGGGGAAGACGACGACGGTGGAGTGCGCGATCGGGCTGCGCAGGCCCGACGGCGGATGCGTGCGGGTGCTCGGCGTCGATCCCCGCAGGGAACGCGCCCGCGTGCAGCAGGTGGTCGGGGTGCAGCTGCAGAGGGGATACCCGCACGCGAGCCTGACCGTCCTCGAACAGGTCCGGCTCTACCGCTCCTTCCACCACGACGGGCTCGACCCGGCCGGTCTCGTGGAGCGGCTCGGGCTGGGCGAGGTGCGCGATACCCGCACGGAGCACCTCTCCGGCGGACAGTTCCAGCGGTTGAACATCGCCCTGGCGCTCGTCGGCCGGCCGCGGATCGCCGTGCTCGACGAACTGACGACCGGGCTGGACGCCGCCGCCCGCCGCGAGATGTGGCACCTCGTCGAGGAGATGCGCGCGGAGGGCATCACCATCATCCTCGTCTCCCACGTCATGGAGGAGGCGGAGCGGTTGAGCGACCGGATCGCCGTCATCGACGCCGGGAAGATCGTCGCGCTCGACAGCCCGGCCGGCCTCATCGCCCGCGTGCCGGGGGCCGACGGCGTGAGTTTTCGCGCCCACGCCCCGCTGGCCCCCTCACTGCTCGCCGCCCTGCCGGGGGTGGCAGACGTGGCGGTCGATGATGGCAAAGTACTCGTGACCGGACAGGGGGAGCTCGTCAAGGAGGTCACCGCCGCCCTCATGCGCCACGACATCCCCGCCACCGACTTCCGGACCCGGACCGCCACGCTCGATGACGCGATCCTCCAGCTCACCGGCCAGGAGCTCGGTGAGCCCGTGGTCGAGCCCGAGCCCCGTTGA
- a CDS encoding ABC transporter permease — MTTTLPPARRLPAAAWGQMFLTEARMIGRDTSGLIIPIGFPVLLMIVNGVSQGGNQTLPDGSTVMNSIIMPLTISMVVALVGVVNMPSFLAMYRKYGVLRRLAVTPARPATILIAQMLVSLAQVLLGVGLMMAIGVMFFGVTLPASLGWALLVGALLLAAMYGIGTLIAAVAPTVNAGLAMGLVTFFLMLALGGGFGPMANLPEVLRTIGESLPYGAGNEALGAAWVGEQPEAGHLAALGAWALVTGGLAARLFRWS; from the coding sequence ATGACGACGACGTTGCCGCCCGCCCGCCGCCTCCCGGCCGCGGCATGGGGCCAGATGTTCCTGACAGAGGCGCGGATGATCGGCCGGGACACCTCCGGTTTGATCATCCCGATCGGTTTCCCGGTGCTGCTCATGATCGTGAACGGTGTGTCGCAGGGCGGCAACCAGACTCTGCCGGACGGCTCGACGGTCATGAACTCGATCATCATGCCGCTGACCATCTCGATGGTCGTGGCGCTGGTGGGCGTGGTGAACATGCCCTCGTTCCTGGCGATGTACCGCAAGTACGGCGTGCTCCGCCGGCTCGCGGTCACCCCGGCGAGGCCCGCGACGATCCTCATCGCACAGATGCTGGTGAGTCTGGCGCAGGTCCTGCTCGGGGTCGGCCTGATGATGGCGATCGGTGTGATGTTCTTCGGGGTCACGCTGCCCGCGAGCCTGGGCTGGGCGCTGCTCGTGGGCGCCCTGCTGCTCGCGGCGATGTACGGCATCGGGACGCTCATCGCGGCCGTGGCCCCCACCGTCAACGCCGGCCTGGCGATGGGCCTGGTGACGTTCTTCCTGATGCTGGCACTCGGCGGCGGCTTCGGCCCGATGGCGAACCTGCCCGAGGTGCTGCGAACGATCGGGGAGTCCCTGCCCTACGGGGCCGGCAACGAGGCGCTGGGTGCCGCATGGGTCGGTGAGCAGCCCGAGGCCGGCCACCTGGCGGCACTCGGTGCCTGGGCTCTGGTCACCGGCGGGCTTGCCGCCCGACTGTTCCGCTGGTCATGA
- a CDS encoding DUF998 domain-containing protein has protein sequence MTTAVLAAGIAGASLFVVVFLLDGLTRPGYHPVRQPVSALALGPRGWVQTVNFIGCGTLIALSAIGLQQTVGSLWLTAAVGVLGLGLVASGVFPMDPMRGYPPGTPDTTPSHYSLRHRLHDWAGVPVFAAVPAAAIAAALALDELAMVLYSALTALVTAVVFVWFGQAWEADHPRTGLIQRVLIIAGWSWLAVLCWSALA, from the coding sequence ATGACGACGGCGGTGCTGGCCGCCGGGATCGCCGGCGCGAGTCTGTTCGTGGTGGTCTTCCTCCTCGACGGGCTGACGCGCCCGGGCTATCACCCCGTGCGTCAGCCCGTCAGCGCGCTGGCCCTGGGCCCACGGGGGTGGGTGCAGACGGTCAACTTCATCGGCTGCGGAACACTGATCGCGCTGTCGGCGATCGGACTGCAGCAGACGGTGGGGAGCCTGTGGCTGACCGCGGCGGTGGGGGTACTCGGACTGGGGCTGGTCGCCTCCGGAGTGTTCCCGATGGATCCGATGCGGGGGTACCCGCCCGGTACGCCGGACACGACCCCCTCGCACTACAGCCTGCGCCATCGTCTTCATGACTGGGCCGGCGTGCCGGTGTTCGCGGCCGTGCCCGCAGCAGCCATCGCGGCGGCATTGGCCCTCGACGAGCTCGCCATGGTCCTCTACTCGGCTCTCACCGCACTGGTGACGGCGGTGGTGTTCGTGTGGTTCGGGCAGGCGTGGGAGGCCGATCACCCGCGCACCGGACTCATCCAGAGAGTGCTGATCATTGCGGGCTGGAGCTGGCTCGCGGTGCTCTGCTGGAGCGCGCTGGCGTGA
- a CDS encoding squalene cyclase: MATTALHAWLLDSDPALRWQVERDLVHEPEHVWRATRARVQTEGFGARLLALQDPEGTWAGGAHFPGDFSKEEFARSGQPWTATTWSLNALREWGVPAQTLEGTAELLDRHARWEYDDLPFWSGEVDACINGFTLANGVWLGADVAGIADWFVTHRLADGGWNCEWVEGSTRSSFHSTLNALKGLLAWEMATGGSPQTRAARRAGEEYLLERGLFRRLSTGEQVGEWSTVFSYPMRWVCSVLNAADYFRTAALTDGGAPDERLRDAIAVIRAQEQHDGTWIQAHRHPGRVWFHVDVPPGEPSKWLTFHARRVLQWWDGAGR; this comes from the coding sequence GTGGCGACCACAGCGTTGCACGCGTGGCTGCTCGACTCCGATCCCGCCCTACGCTGGCAGGTCGAGCGGGATCTGGTGCACGAGCCCGAGCACGTATGGCGAGCCACGCGGGCGCGCGTGCAGACCGAGGGATTCGGCGCCCGGCTGCTCGCACTGCAGGACCCGGAGGGCACCTGGGCCGGCGGCGCGCACTTCCCCGGCGACTTCTCCAAGGAGGAGTTCGCACGGTCGGGGCAACCCTGGACCGCGACGACGTGGAGTCTGAACGCTCTACGCGAGTGGGGCGTCCCGGCGCAGACTCTGGAAGGGACCGCGGAGCTGCTCGATCGCCACGCCCGGTGGGAGTACGACGACCTGCCGTTCTGGTCCGGCGAGGTCGACGCCTGCATCAACGGGTTCACGCTCGCCAACGGCGTGTGGCTCGGCGCCGATGTCGCCGGGATCGCGGACTGGTTCGTCACCCACCGGCTGGCCGACGGCGGCTGGAACTGCGAGTGGGTGGAGGGATCGACGCGCTCGTCCTTCCATTCCACCCTCAACGCCCTCAAGGGTCTGCTGGCATGGGAGATGGCGACCGGTGGCTCGCCGCAGACTCGCGCGGCGCGCCGTGCTGGCGAGGAGTACCTGCTCGAGCGCGGACTCTTCCGCCGGCTCAGCACCGGCGAGCAGGTCGGAGAGTGGTCGACCGTCTTCTCCTATCCGATGCGCTGGGTATGCAGCGTGCTGAATGCGGCCGACTACTTCCGCACTGCCGCCCTCACCGACGGCGGTGCGCCGGACGAGCGGCTGCGGGATGCCATCGCCGTGATCCGGGCCCAGGAGCAGCACGACGGCACCTGGATCCAGGCACACCGGCATCCCGGCCGCGTGTGGTTCCACGTCGACGTACCGCCCGGTGAGCCGTCGAAATGGCTCACCTTCCACGCCCGCCGGGTCCTGCAGTGGTGGGACGGCGCCGGCCGGTGA